The nucleotide window TTCTCATTTAGCTTCCAGTCCGTATTTGTTAGAGCAGAATCGAGCAGTTGGCTCAATGTGCAAAGTGTTGCAGTAAAAATGAAACCTAGAGCGAATTGGGACATTCTTGATACTGATGGTGTGATTCCTAATACCTTAACGTTTTCTTTTAAAAAAACACGAAGTAATATCCACGATAACAATAGCTGTACTACTATTCCCAGCAAGGCATCAACTCCATTTAAGGGCAATTTCACCTAATTTTATCAAAGGACTTTCTTTTACATTCCCATAATATGAAAAAATCCCCTTCTCAAACGAGAAGGAGATTCCAATTCTGTATTAGTACATTTCAGAAGTAGTCTTCGCTTGCATGTGAAGAAGCAGATAGTCTGGTCCGCCAGCTTTTGAATCTGTTCCTGACATGTTGAAGCCGCCGAATGGCTGGTAACCTACGATTGCACCTGTGCAGCCGCGGTTGAAGTAAAGGTTTCCGACATGGAAATCTTCGCGAGCCTTCTGGATGTTTTCACGGTTTCGCGTGATCACCGCTCCAGTCAAACCGTATTCAGTGTTATTCGCAATTTCAAGCGCATGGTCGAAATCCTTCGCTTTTGCGAAAGCTACGACAGGTCCGAAGATTTCTTCCTGCATGATGCGAGCTTTTGGATCAAGGTCAGCGAAGATTGTTGGCTTGATGAAGTAGCCTTTTGAGCTGTCTCCTTCTCCGCCAGTCATCAAACGGCCTTCTTCCTTGCCGATTTCGATGTAGCTCATAATCTTGTCGAACGCACCCTGGTCATTAACAGGACCCATGAATGTGCTTTGATCTGTTGGATCATCAAGCTTAAGCTCATTAGTAAGCTCAACAACGCGGTTAAGAACCTGGTCATATACATCCTCAACGATAACAGCACGTGAACATGCAGAGCACTTTTGCCCTGAGAAGCCGAAAGCAGAAGCAGTGATTGCTTGAGCAGCTAACTCAAGATCAGCGTCTTTGTCGACAACCATTGTGTCTTTTCCACCCATTTCAGCGACAACGCGCTTAAGCCAGATTTGGCCTTCATTCAGCTTGGATGCACGCTCGTTAATACGCAGACCTACGTCACGTGAACCTGTAAAGCTGATGAAGCGAGTGTCTTTGTGGTCAACAAGGTAGTCGCCCACTTCTGCGCCGCTTCCTGGTACGAAGTTAAGGACACCAGCAGGCAGACCCGCTTCTTCCATCACTTCAACGAACTTAGCCGCAACAACTGGAGTAGTTGAAGCTGGCTTCAATAGAACTGTGTTTCCTGTAACAATCGCTGCTACCGTTGTACCAGCCATGATTGCCAATGGGAAGTTCCATGGAGAAATGATGACTCCCACTCCAAGAGGAATGTAATCATAACGGTTATATTCATTAGGACGGCTTTCTACTTTCACGCCCTCTTTAATTCTTAGCATTTGGCGAGCATAGTACTCAAGGAAGTCGATTGCTTCTGCTGTATCAGCATCTGCCTCGTTCCATGGCTTACCAGCTTCTTTTGTTAAAAGCGCTGAGAATTCATGCTTGCGGCGGCGAATGATTGCAGCAGCCTTGAATAATACATCTGCACGTGTCTCAGGCTTTACTTTTTTCCAAGTCTTGAACGCTTCGACAGCAGCCTGCATAGCCTTTTCAGCTAGATCGCGGTTTGCTTTTGATACACGTCCAATAACTTCTTCTTTATTGGATGGGTTGTATGATACAATCTTGTCTTCTGTCGAGATTCTCTCTCCGCCGATCACCAAGTCGTAATCCTGGCCAAGATAGCCTTCAACAGTCTTCAATCCTGTAAGATATCCTTCACGGTGTTCCTCATCTTTAAAATTCGTGAAAGGCTCATGTTTATATGGCTGAACCATTCTATCCCCTCCTATGTATTAAAACGTTTTCATTCCTTTCCCATTCTATCATGAGAGTCTCATAGTGTTCAATGGCAACGTACTAGCAAGTCTTGGATTGAGAATTTTCACAATTTTTATTATACCAATATTGTAATTTGCTCGTATTTTGATCTTTCTATCGAGATGGTCGAAATATTCACGAATGTGGTCTAATTAATTCCAGATATGGTCGAGTTAATCATAAAAGTGGTCGAAATATCCTGAGATATGGTCGAGTTAATCATAAAAGTGGTCGAAATATCCTGAGATATGGTCGAGTTAATCATAAAAGTGGTCGAAATATCCTGAGATGTGGTCGAATTAATCATAAAAGTGGTCGAATTAATCTCATTTTCGCCAATAAAATGTAAAACCGTATCAGTCAGAACCACTTTCACACTCTTTTTAGCAGGGTATTACAATGAATCTCGCGAATATTTATCTATCATTCAAAAAAGGAGTCTATTTCAGATGAAAAAACGGCATGAAGTGCTATTCAATCAACTGGAATCATATCGCAATGAGCTTTTAAGCATAGTGGATACTGTTTCAGAAGAAGAAGCTGAGAGAATTCCGGCTGGGTTCAACAGTAATATCCGCTGGAACCTCGGTCATATCTATCTTGATCAATATCGATGGATCCAGGCAGTGACAAAGGAGCCGGCAGATGTCCCGGAAGAGTTCAGTTCCTGGTTTGGCTACGGCACCTCTCCGGCCAATTTTACCGAGGAAACACCTGCTGTCAGCGAGTTAAAAGAACTTCTGAAAACACAGCCAGGCAGAATAAAAGAATCCTATGGCGAGCGTTTGGAAAAAGAATTCGCACCAACCGAGATGGGCATGCATACAATCGAGCAAGTATTAACCCGGACGATTTTCCATGAAGGCATGCATTTACAGACGATCCTTGATATGCAAAAATGCATGTAACAAGCAAAGAACCCCGGCTCTTTGCTTTTTCATTCCTCTATTCTAACTTTTCGGCGACCTCGGTTTCTACTTCTTTAACCAACTTTTTGATATGAATGGATGGGTAATCCAGGGCTTTAATCTCAGCAAAATAAGGAAACATTTCTTTAACATCATCAGCGTAAAAGCTTCCATCCCGCGGCAGGGTATGGCTGATGACTTTGAGGGCACCTTCGCTTCGATCGACCTTCAACACCATTGGCACGGACATACCCGAACCTTGCTCAACTTCAGCACCCTCTTTGTAGTACTCCTCAATCAACGCCCATAAATAAATTTCACCCTTCTCTTCGCTGGAGGCAAGAATTTCATATGCACTTAAAATTTCTCCGCCAAAATTCGGCTTCATCACTTCTTGACGTATGTATCTTTCAATTTCCTCTCCTTCTTCTTCTGTTACTGCTGCGTTTGAACATCCCGCGACTAACAAAACCACAAACATAACCCAGATGAAATTGCGCTTCATTTTAACCCTCTCCTACCTGATTAACGAACTTTTTTCTTCCAAAATAACAACCCTGCGTTAATTCCAATAAGCAACAGCACGATTGCACGGGCCCTATCCCTATTAGGCTGGACATTAAAGAGAGGGAGATAGATGAAAATCGTTCCGTTACTTGTCCAGACACCCATTGAAAAAGATAAAGTAAGGCTGATATTCCAAAGGCCATAATATAGCTGTTTTCAATATATACTTCCATTTTACTTTTTAACTAACACTGATTGGAACAGCCACTTATCCACCTCTTCTAATGAGAATTGTCAGAATATATACGATAATAATCGAGTTTTAGATTCACCTTTTTTCAAAAAAATAAAAAGCAAAGAGCCCCTCGGCTCTTTGCTTCTACTACTGATAAATATGCACAAATGGTTCATCCTGATCGGGCTTTTTCACAATCAAAGCTTCTTGTCCCAGTACAGAGGATACGCTGACCTGTACGGACATATAGTTAGGGAAGTGCTCCATAACCAGTCCTGTTACATACTGGGTGAATCCAATTGCTTCCGCTTCTCCGTAGAACTGGATCGGTATTTCGATATTCAATTCCTGAAGCTGACCATCAAGGTAAAAGCCTTTGCCGATGACGCCGTTGAAGTTCGGGAAATATTCCTCAACATCCTGTTTGAAGTTCTGGAAGAATGTCAGGTCATCCCTATGGTCCTTCTCCGCTTGGGCGGATGGGAACAGGATGTACTTTTCTTTTACATCTTTCCAGCTGCCGACCTTATTGCTTCCCTGGGAAACTTCAGCATAGGTGAAAAAGTTTCCAGGGACAACAGAAGATCGGCTTTCCTGTTCAAACAATCCAATTGTAATCGGAACATTTTTCAACTCATCAATGCCTCTTATCCTGTTGACGACTTCCTGGGCGATTTTCTTCCCTTCATCTTCAAGGACTTTACGGGTAATATTTTTCTCGAACACCGCTCCAAAAGCTTCCTCCTGGTAATAGTGGACGGAATTCAAAGCCAGCCCGATTGCGACGCCGCCAAGCTGGTACGTATCCTTTTCGCCCGATTGGACCAGGTAGTTATGCTCTAGGATATGGGCAAGGTAAATTGGGTTCTTTTTATTCTGCTCGTGGGCATCGCCCTTGCCAGGATTAGCAGGATTGAGTCCCAGGTTTTTCACTTCAATCTTCTTCTTATTTTTGTTTTCGGGTTTGGCCTTCAGCTCTTTTTCCTTTGCCTCTACTTGCGCAGGGGTCATTTCCCGCTCCAGCCAAGATTCCACGGTGCTGCGGTCAAGATACTGACCTTCCTTGAAAACGTACTTGTCGGTGGAAAACGTATTTTGCGCAATCCGCATCAGACCTGTCTCAAATTCAGTAATGTCATAGCGGGTATTCAGATTGTTGACGACCATGCCGCGAGCTTCCCCTGGCTCGAACGGAATGATGGTACGGTAATATTTGTCCGAAATTTTATACTTTGGGATAATCGCTTTTTCTTTTGTGTCATTATCCTTTTCCTGGACGACCTCTTCCTGTTTTTGAAAATTAGGGGCACAGGCCGTCAGCAGCAGGACAAGAGATAGAGCGACCATTGAGAGCTTTCTCATGGCGTGTTCACCTCTTACTTATTTAATTCTTCAAGCATTCTCTCCTCATTCCACACTTCAATCCCAAGGCTTTCTGCTTTTGTCAGCTTAGAACCTGCGTCTTCACCGGCAATGACTAAATCTGTTTTCTTGCTGACGCTGCCGGCTATATTGCCGCCGAGCGCCTCAATTTTTTCTTTTGCTTCGTTTCGTCCCATCTTCTCAAGCTTTCCGGTTAACACGATGGTTTTACCGGCAAAAAATGAATCCGATTCTTCTGCGGTAACCTTCTTTGGGCCTTTATATTCCATATTGACACCAACAGCTTTCAGCTCGGAAACCAGCTCACTCACTTCTTCACTGTCAAAATAAGTGACGATGGAGTCGGCCATTTTGTCGCCGATTTCATTGATCGCTGTCAGTTCATCCTTGGATGCCTGCATCAGTTTATCCATTGTTACGAATTCCTGGGCCAATGTCTTTGCGGCTTTAGCACCGACAAGACGAATGCCAAGACCGAACAATAGTTTCTCTAATGAATTATCCTTCGTCGCTTCAATCGCTGACAGCAAATTGTTTACAGATTTCTCGCCCATCCGCTCAAGACCCAGCAGCTGCTCGCGCGTCAGCTTATAAATGTCCGCTACATCCTTAATCAGCTCTTCTGCAAACAGCTGGCTGACCACCCTTTCACCGAGTCCATCAATGTTCATTGCATCACGGGAAACGAAGTGGATCAGACCTTCCCTGATTTGTGCAGGACATTTCGGATTGATACAGCGAAGCGCTACTTCTCCTTCAATCCGGACAAGTTCACTGTCGCATTCAGGGCACTCTGTAGGCATATGGAACTCAAATTCTTCGCCCGTCCGTTGCTCGGCAAGGACATTGACGACTTCAGGAATGATATCTCCTGCTTTTTTGATGACAACTTTGTCGCCGATTTTAATATCTTTTTCACGGATCAAGTCTTCATTGTGCAAGGAAGCACGTCCAACCGTTGTACCTGCAACTTGTACAGGTTCAAGAATGGCAGTTGGCGTGACAACGCCTGTGCGGCCCACACTCAACTCGATATCCTTCAAAGTCGTTACGACTTCCTCGGCAGGAAACTTATAAGCGATTGCCCAGCGCGGGCTCTTTGCTGTTGTTCCAAGCTCAGCCTGCTGATCAAGTGAATCTACCTTGATGACAATCCCATCAATATCATACGGCAGATCCGGGCGCTTTTCGACCCAGCTGTTCACATACTCAATGACCCCTTCAATGCTGTCCACTTTCCTGCGCTCTTTATTCGCTTTGAATCCCAGCTTCTCCAGATAATCTAGTCCCTCGCTATGCGCGCGGATACCAGTGTCCCCGACATTTGCAATTCCGTACAGGAACACATCCAGATTCCTTGAAGCAGCAATCTTCGGATCAAGCTGGCGAAGGGAACCCGCAGCCGCATTACGCGGGTTCGCAAATGGCTCTTCTTCTCTTTCGTTTCTCGCTTTATTCAATGCTTCAAAGGATTTCTTCGGCATGAACGCCTCTCCTCGTACTTCAAGCGCAACCTGCTCTTTCAGTCGGATAGGCAAAGAACGGATCGTCTTAAGGTTAGACGTAATATCCTCACCAGTCGTTCCATCACCGCGAGTCGCACCGCGTACAAGCATACCGTCCTCATAAATGACCGAGACTGCCAGCCCGTCAATCTTCAGCTCGCAAACATACGCTACATCGTCACCGACACCCTGCCGAACACGACGGTCAAAATCCCGCAAGTCTTGCTCATCGAAGGCATTTCCAAGACTCAGCATCGGAATCGCGTGCTGGACTTTATTGAACATCGTTAAAATCTCGCCGCCGACACGCTGTGTAGGAGAATCAGGAGTCTGCAGCTCTGGGAATTGCTCCTCGATTTCAACCAGTTCCCTCAAAAGCCTGTCGTATTCCGCATCCGGAACCGATGGCTGATCAAGAACATAGTACTCATAAGCATATTGATTAAGCAGATTTTGCAAATCCTTGGCTTTTTTCTCAGCACTCTGAAAATCCATAAACCCAGCCCTTTCATAACTGAAAAGCACAAGCGCCTTGGTCAGCCCCTACAAGTGACTCGAGGTGCTCAAAGCTAACGCTTCTAACAAGCTACTCGAGGATGCACTCGCAGGGATGACAACTGGCTAGGCACTTGAGCTAGACAGTACTCAATGTGTAATAAAAACTGTTTAAGCCTTCGTAATCGGTGCGAACTTGGCAAGCAATCGTTTAATACCTGTCGGGCTAGGGAATGCGATATCGAGCTCCATTCCTTCTCCCGATCCCTTGACACTGACGACCGTTCCTGTTCCCCACTTGCCGTGCTGGGCTTTGTCGCCAACCTTCCATTCAATCCCTTCGCCGCCGCTTGCAGCTGGGACCGGTCGAGATACAGCTCCACGTGCAGGGATAGAAGGTCTGGCAGAAGTACCTGGTCTTCCACCACTGGCTGATGCTGATCTTCCGCCGCTTGTTGGTGCAGGCCTTCTCACTTTTGGCACAGCGTCTTCAACCAAATCAGCAGGAATTTCCTTGATGAACCGTGATTCCGGATTCATATTCGTACGACCGAAAAGGGTACGCATTTGTGCATTCGTGATGAACAATTCTTCTTCAGCTCGCGTGATTCCCACGTAGGCAAGACGGCGTTCTTCCTCCATCTCATCCTCCTCCATTAAAGAGCGGCTGTGCGGGAATACGCCCTCTTCCATTCCAATCAGGAAGACGACCGGGAACTCGAGACCCTTAGCTGAGTGCAATGTCATCAATGTGACGAAGTCTGTTTTTTGCTCCCCGTCATCATCCAGGCGGTCGATATCAGCAACAAGTGCCAAATCCGTCAGGAACGCCACCAGGCTTTTATCTTCACTGCTTTCTTCAAAGCTTTTTGTTACCGTTAAAAATTCATCTATGTTTTCAAGTCGGCTCTGTGACTCCAGCGATTTTTCCGCCTTCAGCATGTCTCGGTAGCCTGTTTTATCAAGGACTTCCTCTACTAGCTCGGTCACTGACAGATATTCCTGCTGATGAGTGTAATTGCTGACCAGGTTGCGGAATTCTGCCGCAGCTTTTTCTGCCTTCGGGCTCAGTCCGATCATTTCTATTGTCTCTAAGGCCTGGAACATCGAAAGGTCATGCATTGTCGCGAAGTTCGCAATTTTATCAATAGAAGTTGAACCAATCGCACGCTTCGGAACATTGATGATCCTCTGCAAGCTGATATCATCATCCGGATTCGAAATCAAACGCAGATACGCCAGGATATCCTTGATTTCCTTCCTGTCATAGAACTTAGTGCCGCCAACGATTGAGTAATCGATGTTCGACTTCAGGAAAGATTCCTCAATTACACGGGACTGCGCATTCGTACGGTAAAGAATTGCGATATCGGAGAGCTTGCGGCCATTGCGCATCTGCTCCTGGATTTTGCCGATGACGAACTGCGCTTCGCCCTGCTCACTGTCAGCGCGATAATACATGATTTTGTTGCCCTCAGCGTTTTCCGTCCATAAATTCTTCGGCTTGCGGTTCATATTGTTCTGGATAACCATATTAGCAGCCAGAAGTATCTTTTTCGTCGAGCGGTAGTTCTGCTCAAGCAAAATCACGCTTGCCCTTGGATAGTCCTTTTCAAATGAAAGGATATTCGTGATATCGGCACCGCGCCAGCGATAGATTGACTGATCCGAATCACCAACAACACAAAGGTTCTGGAATCTTTGCGCAAGCAATTTTACAAGCATGTATTGTGCCCTGTTCGTATCCTGGTACTCATCCACATGGATGTACTGGAACTTGCGCTGGTAATACTCCAGCACTTCAGGTACGCGGATGAACAGCGTAATCGTCGTCATGATCAGATCATCAAAATCAAGCGCATTATTTTTGCGCAGCCTGCGCTGATATTCCGTATACACATCGCTGACCTTCTGGGAAAAATAATCCCCCGCTGTCTTCGCATATTCCTCCGGCGTAATCAATTCGTTCTTCGCCGAGCTGATTGTTCCAAGAATCGCACGAGGATCATACTTTTTCGGATCCATATTTTTGTCCTTCAAAATCGACTTGATTACAGACTGCTGGTCAGTCGAGTCAAGGATTGTAAAGTTGCGGTTATATCCGAGACGGTCGATGTCCCTGCGCAAAATCCTTACGCACATCGAGTGGAAAGTTGAAATCCAGATGTCGTCTGCCGCGCCGCCCATCATTTTTTGAATCCTCTCGCGCATTTCGCGCGCTGCTTTATTCGTAAACGTAATCGCCAGGATGTTATAAGGATTTACCCCTTTTTCCACCATCAAATACGCAATCCTATGTGTTAAAACTCTGGTTTTACCAGAGCCAGCACCTGCCATCAGCAGCAGCGGTCCATCCACTGTCTTGACAGCCTTCTGCTGCTCCGGGTTCAAGCCATTCAATAATTTATCCGTTAAAAATTGCACACTTGTCACCACCATACAAACATTTGTTCTTATTTTATCTCAAAACAATGTAACAAACAACTTGTCTATTCTTTTATTTTTCCGACGCAGCGACTGTCTTTAAGGCCTCATCAAGGTTGCTGTAAATGACATTACCAACCACGATGACATCTGCATGCTTGGCCATTTCTTCTGCTTGCTGTGCTGTTTCAATTCCGCCGCCGTAAAAGAGGACGGTGTTATCAAGAACATCTTTGGCTGCTTCCACATACTCAGGATTGCCATATGTCCCGCTGTATTCCAAATAAAAAATCGGCAGGTTGAACATTTTCTCTGCCATCATCGCGTAAGCACGCACATCTTCAATAGAAAGATCTGTCTTCGCATCAGTCAATTTCGCTGCCTTGCAATCCGGATTGAGGATGCAATAACCTTCCATTTTCACTTCGTCCCATTCCATCAGGTCGCCATACTCCTTGACCGCTTCATGGTGCAGGCCAGTGATCCACTGTGGATTGCCGCTGTTCAGCACCGTCGGGATAAAATAAAAATCGAATCCCGGCGTGATCGAGTCAATCGTCGAAACCTCGAGAATGCACGGAACCGTATAACGGCGGACTCGGGACATCAAATCAAGAACTCCTTCTAGAGTGACTCCATCCGTCCCTCCCACCATGATCGCGTCGGTTCCAGACTCGCAAATTCTATCTAATTCCTCATCAGTTATCTCTTTATTTGGATCGAGTTTGAACACATGTCTCCACTCGCGAACATCGTACATTCCAGAATTGCCCCCATTCTATCTATCCATTCCATCATTATAGCATTTGTTTTGAATATATAAAAAAGGAAACATGTGAGAAAAGCACTCCGATTCATTACGGTTAATTACCCGACCTGGTTTTTGCTTCGACCGTAATACTTTATAGCGAAAATAAACTTTTTATAGCGAAAAAATAGATTTTATAGCGAAAATCTAAATATTAAAGCGAAAACAATTTTTTTATAGCGAAATTGTCATTTTTATAGCGAACTGGAAATTAACAGCGTTTTTTTCCAATAAAAAAAACGAAACCAAAATTGGTTCCGCCCTCATCAAAAAACTATTGCGCTTTTTCAGCGTTTTCCTGCTCTTTCAATCTTTCGAGCGCCATTTCATACGCGTCATTTCCGTAATTCAAGCAGCGTTTGACACGGGAAATCGTTGCCGTGCTCGCGCCTGTCTCGGTCTCGATTTTATGATAAGTCTTGCCTTCGCGAAGCATGCGGGCAACTTCAAGGCGCTGTGCCAGCGACTGGATTTCATTCACTGTTGCCAGGTCGTCGAAAAATCGATAGGCTTCGTCGAGATCTTTCAGCGATAAAATCGCATTGAATAATTGATCGAGTTCTTTCCCTCTTAATTTATCAATTTGCATATAGTCTACCCCTTAATTCACTCAAATTTTATTATGGCTGTTTTTGCGCTACTGTTATCAATCCGATATTTCACAAATTTCGCCGTTATTGTTGTGAGTCGAATGAGACATCGCTGATTGATGGGACAATGTTGATCCATGTTTTCCCGGGAACGAAACCAGCTTTTACCCCATCCTTATAAGGGACGATCCTGCCAGCTTCATTTTTCCATTGAATCTCATTCACTTTGCCTTTTTGGAACAGGTATCCCTTGCCGCCCGAATCCAGATCAATGACCCTTCGGTCTGCACTATCAATTACCTGATGATCCATTTGTACAACAAGGATGTTGTCTAGCAGGACAGGATCCTTCGATTCCAAATCAACACTTTCCTCACTGCCATTAAAACGATGGTATTTCTGCTCATCCGTGTCATACTCGTAGATCGCGTCGAACGACGGAGAACCGTATTTTACCATGAATTCCTCAGCCGGTGTACCTTCCAGCTGTCCGGCTTCTTCACTGCTCAAGAATACGGCAGAAGACGGTGCTGCATCAAGTCCGTAACCTTTCTTTTCCGCGCCTTTCAAAATATTCTTATAAGTGATATAAGAATTATGAGGGGCCTTCCGGAAATCGGACCGTTTGAACAATGTCCCATCGTATTGCATTCCGTTGATATTATCAAGCACTCCGCGCTCAAGCATGTCCTTCGCTTCAGGGCTATAGCCATGGGCGATGAAAAAACTGTCAAACCCGGATGCCAGGTCGATAAAGTACTCCCTTGCACTGCGGACTGGCCCTATTTTTTCAGGTTGTTCGCTTTGGAAAATGGCCACGAATCTTGTCACGTCTCCTTCAGCAAGGACCTCGTGGATGACGTCTGCTTTGTGAAGGCCGGATTGCGGACGCGCCTTTGGATGGTTATTCACCACCACGGCCACCGCCCGGTCAAAACTCTCCTCGGCAGTACCGACTCCTGTCAGCGGGAATTGATACGGAAGTTCCTCCGGAGCGACAACCTCATCTACTTCAATTTCTTTTTCTTTATGTTCTGTTGCTTCTTTTTTCTCTGTCTCTTTACTGCTGCATCCGGCGGTAAGCACCATCGCGGCCGCCAGCACAGCGATCCATTTTTTCCCATTTTCGCCACCCCTTGATCTCCAAGTTCGATCATGGTTGTCTATCTCTAGATGCACTGTTATATTTTAACGCATTATCGTTGGAAAGAGTACCGTTTTTTTCATCACATCATAGATGCCCTCTTGTGTGATGCGGATATAAGGTAAATGCGTTGAACTGAAGAATAATAGTGAATAAATTGGATCGGCGAATTTATACCCTTTTTCCTTTAAATATTCAAGCAGCTTCTTCTCCTCCGCCATCAGCTCTGTCACTGGATGGCTGGACATGATCCCCTGCAGCCTCAATGGAATCTCCTTGACCGGCACCCCATTTTCACAGGCGACAATCCCCCCGCCTAGCTCCTTCATCCTGTTAAAAGCGGCAATCATATCCTGCTTGCTTTTACCAATCAGAATGATATCGCCGGTATTGGAAAAGGAGCTTGCAAGCCCCTGAAGACTCGTCGCAAATCCTTTTAACATCGTGTTGATACGCCATTTTCCATGACGGTCGATCAGCATGAAAAAGCACTCATCATGCTTTGAAGATAATTCCTCAGCAGACACATCGATTGAAATCGAATAAGGCTTCGTAATGACCG belongs to Mesobacillus subterraneus and includes:
- the pruA gene encoding L-glutamate gamma-semialdehyde dehydrogenase, which produces MVQPYKHEPFTNFKDEEHREGYLTGLKTVEGYLGQDYDLVIGGERISTEDKIVSYNPSNKEEVIGRVSKANRDLAEKAMQAAVEAFKTWKKVKPETRADVLFKAAAIIRRRKHEFSALLTKEAGKPWNEADADTAEAIDFLEYYARQMLRIKEGVKVESRPNEYNRYDYIPLGVGVIISPWNFPLAIMAGTTVAAIVTGNTVLLKPASTTPVVAAKFVEVMEEAGLPAGVLNFVPGSGAEVGDYLVDHKDTRFISFTGSRDVGLRINERASKLNEGQIWLKRVVAEMGGKDTMVVDKDADLELAAQAITASAFGFSGQKCSACSRAVIVEDVYDQVLNRVVELTNELKLDDPTDQSTFMGPVNDQGAFDKIMSYIEIGKEEGRLMTGGEGDSSKGYFIKPTIFADLDPKARIMQEEIFGPVVAFAKAKDFDHALEIANNTEYGLTGAVITRNRENIQKAREDFHVGNLYFNRGCTGAIVGYQPFGGFNMSGTDSKAGGPDYLLLHMQAKTTSEMY
- a CDS encoding DinB family protein, producing the protein MKKRHEVLFNQLESYRNELLSIVDTVSEEEAERIPAGFNSNIRWNLGHIYLDQYRWIQAVTKEPADVPEEFSSWFGYGTSPANFTEETPAVSELKELLKTQPGRIKESYGERLEKEFAPTEMGMHTIEQVLTRTIFHEGMHLQTILDMQKCM
- a CDS encoding CamS family sex pheromone protein is translated as MRKLSMVALSLVLLLTACAPNFQKQEEVVQEKDNDTKEKAIIPKYKISDKYYRTIIPFEPGEARGMVVNNLNTRYDITEFETGLMRIAQNTFSTDKYVFKEGQYLDRSTVESWLEREMTPAQVEAKEKELKAKPENKNKKKIEVKNLGLNPANPGKGDAHEQNKKNPIYLAHILEHNYLVQSGEKDTYQLGGVAIGLALNSVHYYQEEAFGAVFEKNITRKVLEDEGKKIAQEVVNRIRGIDELKNVPITIGLFEQESRSSVVPGNFFTYAEVSQGSNKVGSWKDVKEKYILFPSAQAEKDHRDDLTFFQNFKQDVEEYFPNFNGVIGKGFYLDGQLQELNIEIPIQFYGEAEAIGFTQYVTGLVMEHFPNYMSVQVSVSSVLGQEALIVKKPDQDEPFVHIYQ
- the ligA gene encoding NAD-dependent DNA ligase LigA → MDFQSAEKKAKDLQNLLNQYAYEYYVLDQPSVPDAEYDRLLRELVEIEEQFPELQTPDSPTQRVGGEILTMFNKVQHAIPMLSLGNAFDEQDLRDFDRRVRQGVGDDVAYVCELKIDGLAVSVIYEDGMLVRGATRGDGTTGEDITSNLKTIRSLPIRLKEQVALEVRGEAFMPKKSFEALNKARNEREEEPFANPRNAAAGSLRQLDPKIAASRNLDVFLYGIANVGDTGIRAHSEGLDYLEKLGFKANKERRKVDSIEGVIEYVNSWVEKRPDLPYDIDGIVIKVDSLDQQAELGTTAKSPRWAIAYKFPAEEVVTTLKDIELSVGRTGVVTPTAILEPVQVAGTTVGRASLHNEDLIREKDIKIGDKVVIKKAGDIIPEVVNVLAEQRTGEEFEFHMPTECPECDSELVRIEGEVALRCINPKCPAQIREGLIHFVSRDAMNIDGLGERVVSQLFAEELIKDVADIYKLTREQLLGLERMGEKSVNNLLSAIEATKDNSLEKLLFGLGIRLVGAKAAKTLAQEFVTMDKLMQASKDELTAINEIGDKMADSIVTYFDSEEVSELVSELKAVGVNMEYKGPKKVTAEESDSFFAGKTIVLTGKLEKMGRNEAKEKIEALGGNIAGSVSKKTDLVIAGEDAGSKLTKAESLGIEVWNEERMLEELNK
- the pcrA gene encoding DNA helicase PcrA; the protein is MQFLTDKLLNGLNPEQQKAVKTVDGPLLLMAGAGSGKTRVLTHRIAYLMVEKGVNPYNILAITFTNKAAREMRERIQKMMGGAADDIWISTFHSMCVRILRRDIDRLGYNRNFTILDSTDQQSVIKSILKDKNMDPKKYDPRAILGTISSAKNELITPEEYAKTAGDYFSQKVSDVYTEYQRRLRKNNALDFDDLIMTTITLFIRVPEVLEYYQRKFQYIHVDEYQDTNRAQYMLVKLLAQRFQNLCVVGDSDQSIYRWRGADITNILSFEKDYPRASVILLEQNYRSTKKILLAANMVIQNNMNRKPKNLWTENAEGNKIMYYRADSEQGEAQFVIGKIQEQMRNGRKLSDIAILYRTNAQSRVIEESFLKSNIDYSIVGGTKFYDRKEIKDILAYLRLISNPDDDISLQRIINVPKRAIGSTSIDKIANFATMHDLSMFQALETIEMIGLSPKAEKAAAEFRNLVSNYTHQQEYLSVTELVEEVLDKTGYRDMLKAEKSLESQSRLENIDEFLTVTKSFEESSEDKSLVAFLTDLALVADIDRLDDDGEQKTDFVTLMTLHSAKGLEFPVVFLIGMEEGVFPHSRSLMEEDEMEEERRLAYVGITRAEEELFITNAQMRTLFGRTNMNPESRFIKEIPADLVEDAVPKVRRPAPTSGGRSASASGGRPGTSARPSIPARGAVSRPVPAASGGEGIEWKVGDKAQHGKWGTGTVVSVKGSGEGMELDIAFPSPTGIKRLLAKFAPITKA
- a CDS encoding heptaprenylglyceryl phosphate synthase, translating into MYDVREWRHVFKLDPNKEITDEELDRICESGTDAIMVGGTDGVTLEGVLDLMSRVRRYTVPCILEVSTIDSITPGFDFYFIPTVLNSGNPQWITGLHHEAVKEYGDLMEWDEVKMEGYCILNPDCKAAKLTDAKTDLSIEDVRAYAMMAEKMFNLPIFYLEYSGTYGNPEYVEAAKDVLDNTVLFYGGGIETAQQAEEMAKHADVIVVGNVIYSNLDEALKTVAASEK
- a CDS encoding YerC/YecD family TrpR-related protein → MQIDKLRGKELDQLFNAILSLKDLDEAYRFFDDLATVNEIQSLAQRLEVARMLREGKTYHKIETETGASTATISRVKRCLNYGNDAYEMALERLKEQENAEKAQ